The window GTGGGTTGGATTACATCCACGACATCACGGTTCAAAACGACCCCAGGACCGGAACTCCGACGGGGTATCTCTCCTACTGGGACAATGGCCTCCGTATTCTCGATCTCTCCGACCCGACGAACATCGTCGAACTCTCCGTCTTCGAAATGAACTCGGCACACTTCGCAGAACCTGCACCGACGCTTCTCGACGGTAAACGCGTCGTCGTCGTCGGACAGGAAATTCCCAGCGTCGAGAACGGATCGAGCGGCAAGCTCTATTTGCTCGACGCGGACGGCATTGAGGATGGTGAAAGCCCGGCCCAACTGGACATGTGGGAATGGAAAACCAACACCACGTTCGACAACTTCACGCTCAGTCCGCACAACTTCGACGTGACTGAAGACGGATGGGTACATCTCGGACATTACCACGGTGGAATCCGCTTCCTCGACATCGACACCGACGGTTGGTTGCTCCGTGAAGACGGCTTTTATCTTCCAAACCAGAACGTTCCAGAAGAGTCGAAGATGCAGGGCTTGAACGAGGCGACTCCGTTTACGTGGTGTGCGGTCGAGCAGAACGGCGTCACCTACGCCGCCGACATCAACACCGGAGTGTACGCGGTTCACCACGATTTCGTTCCCCTCAGAAACGATTCCGGCTCGGACATCCACGTCACTGCCGAGCGAAGCGACGATGGGTCTAGCTTCACTGGTGGGCAAACCGACCAAATCGATATCACCATCGCTGCAGACGAGTCAGTTCGCGTCCGCGACAGACTTCCGCGCGAATGGGGGATCGTCACGGGTGACCCGCACCAGACGTACATCGAAGGCGGCGATCGATATATCGAATTCGACGGTAGGGTCGAAGGAAACGACCGAACCTATCTCGTTGAGGCTCCGAACGGGGTGGACGAAACGGGCACATACGCGTTCGGCCCGATCGAGTATAGCCTGGACGGCGATACGTGGTATCCACTACCGGGAACGACGGAAGAGAACTCGGTAGTCGCGGCCAGTACGGCGGGTGTGCTCGGAGTCGCCATAACCGGGAGCGGACTCTATCGATTCCGTTCGAAGCTGAGCGAACTGCTCGGCGACGAGAAACAATAGCCGTCGGAAAACAAACCGTCAGTTTCGGTCGTGATACATCGCCACCGGAAACCCTTCCGACCCCATTTCGGAGGGTACGGATAGTCGCCGGAACCCGTCACCTAGATTCGCTAACGAGTTCCTCGGAATCTATCCAGTCCGGCCACGCCTCACCGTCATCGAACCCTGCTTTCTCGGTGACGTGACCGTGTTCGTAGTCGAAGTTGATAACGCCGAAATCAGCGAGTTTTGGCAGGTGTACGTGATACAACGAGATTTCTACGTTTTCCTTGTCTCGGGCGGTTATTTCACCGCCGTATTCCGCGACGATGAGCTCGTCTACGAGCTCCGACATCGAAACTGGCATCTCCCGATCGTCGAGCAGTGCGAGGATAGTTCGTCGGTAGGGGTGACCGAACAGGTCGTACGGTCGTTCCTGGTTGCTCGTGACCTCCCCGAAGTTTCGATCGTTGGTTTGGCTCATCATTGGCGGACGGATGAGGATAGACAGTATTTCATTATCATTCCGATGCCTACGTGTGTAGGCACGGATTCCGCCATATCAATCGGGTGCCGAGGTACTTCGGTACGCCTCT of the Haladaptatus caseinilyticus genome contains:
- a CDS encoding LVIVD repeat-containing protein: MSDDTAHDIDSTASSNHFDRRRFLRLSATTSGALAFGAGRSSAHSYGDGSGTQASGSHDHTNPSIHQQSERAELLDYHSLGGVGASSNSGRPEDPHYGAITELHVHGDYAYAGIFSSDDPTNDRGMAILDIHQFNDAETLAEARDAELSVLGFVRNDDPASAVMDIRISDDGKYVFLSKQPYTALFNETDPTPGTDGGSNDPTAGSVVAVNVEDPGNPSVVGSYNGWSTGSHNTSYHRIDGEEYLFACKDLNDGTAGLYVLQFDRTTGQLTLVNRWTASGATGGLDYIHDITVQNDPRTGTPTGYLSYWDNGLRILDLSDPTNIVELSVFEMNSAHFAEPAPTLLDGKRVVVVGQEIPSVENGSSGKLYLLDADGIEDGESPAQLDMWEWKTNTTFDNFTLSPHNFDVTEDGWVHLGHYHGGIRFLDIDTDGWLLREDGFYLPNQNVPEESKMQGLNEATPFTWCAVEQNGVTYAADINTGVYAVHHDFVPLRNDSGSDIHVTAERSDDGSSFTGGQTDQIDITIAADESVRVRDRLPREWGIVTGDPHQTYIEGGDRYIEFDGRVEGNDRTYLVEAPNGVDETGTYAFGPIEYSLDGDTWYPLPGTTEENSVVAASTAGVLGVAITGSGLYRFRSKLSELLGDEKQ
- a CDS encoding DUF7344 domain-containing protein is translated as MMSQTNDRNFGEVTSNQERPYDLFGHPYRRTILALLDDREMPVSMSELVDELIVAEYGGEITARDKENVEISLYHVHLPKLADFGVINFDYEHGHVTEKAGFDDGEAWPDWIDSEELVSESR